One Hermetia illucens chromosome 4, iHerIll2.2.curated.20191125, whole genome shotgun sequence DNA segment encodes these proteins:
- the LOC119655663 gene encoding uncharacterized protein LOC119655663: MTVKDDFSDSYESPSGQRSQEEENLVIFCKQMLKTRVFKGSYQERRYVESLQGYRDLIVLDSCEHELKNDLKYIHHRISNFYRNPELWLGVTLPDMVGAPAGTCIWTDVEGNPFGKYWFQIRTIRFRTNEVYIKVKPLRSVSGDALSTGNVGSQAENDHNISMEGLTKENIVNLLLSWKRAISTGLMNFLWNDINRENIVAAIRFTFLLFLSILAGSFELIKHLGVFSIRLFAEARLLLHTATPIILKIIELLGKVIGGFYILIAMIWRDLTGSRAREVPRGLAPPRNQYQAISNRPFYINKRAF; encoded by the exons ATGACAGTG AAAGATGATTTTAGCGATTCGTACGAGTCTCCCAGTGGCCAAAGGAGCCAAGAAGAGGAAAATCTTGTGATATTTTGTAAGCAGATGCTTAAAACACGTGTATTTAAGGGAAGCTACCAGGAGCGACGCTACGTTGAGAGTCTACAAGGCTATCGGGACCTGATAGTCCTGGACAGCTGCGAACATGAGCTGAAAAACGATTTGAAGTACATTCACCACAGAATTTCAAACTTCTACAGAAATCCGGAACTCTGGTTAGGGGTAACGCTGCCTGACATGGTCGGTGCTCCGGCTGGTACTTGCATTTGGACTGATGTCGAAGGCAACCCATTCGGAAAGTATTGGTTCCAAATTAGGACGATTCGTTTCAGGACAAACGAAGTATACATAAAGGTGAAACCGCTGCGTTCGGTCAGTGGCGATGCACTGTCCACTGGCAACGTAGGGTCTCAAGCCGAGAATGATCATAACATTTCAATGGAAGGTTTGACTAAGGAGAATATCGTCAACTTGCTGTTATCATGGAAACGGGCTATTAGCACTGGCCTAATGAATTTCCTATGGAACGATATCAACAGGGAAAATATCGTGGCTGCAATCAGGTTCACTTTTTTGCTGTTCTTGTCCATTTTGGCTGGTTCATTTGAGTTAATAAAGCATTTAGGTGTTTTTTCGATACGACTTTTCGCCGAGGCGCGCTTGCTTTTACACACGGCTACGCCGATTATCTTGAAGATAATCGAACTGTTAGGCAAAGTTATCGGTGGCTTCTATATCCTCATAGCTATGATTTGGCGTGATCTAACTGGTTCCCGTGCTAGAGAAGTACCCAGAGGGTTGGCACCGCCAAGGAATCAGTATCAAGCAATCTCTAATAGAccattttatataaataaaagagCATTTTAA